The Rhodococcus sp. X156 genome window below encodes:
- a CDS encoding acetolactate synthase large subunit, producing MSAPTARPHPTPRAPRSPAAPATGRRVSSPPEQVTGAQSLVRSLEEVGCEVVFGIPGGAILPAYDPMLDSTRVRHVLVRHEQGAGHAATGYAQATGRVGVCMATSGPGATNLVTPIADAQMDSVPLVAITGQVATALIGTDGFQEADISGITQPVTKHNFLVTDPLDIPRTIAEAFHLAESGRPGAVLVDIPKDVLQARTTFSWPPEIHLPGYRPITKPHSKQVREAARLIAAARRPVLYVGGGVIKAEAGEELAQLAELTGVPVVTTLMARGAFPDSHHLNLGMPGMHGTVAAVAAMQRSDLLITLGARFDDRVTGVLSSFAPEAKVIHADIDPAEIGKNRHADVPIVGDCKEVITELLECVRDQRSEGDVPDLTQWWSQLDDIRTRFPLGYDRPADGALSPELVISEIGKAAGPDAIYVAGVGQHQMWAAQFVSYEKPRTWLNSGGLGTMGYAVPAAMGAKMGRPDTEVWAIDGDGCFQMTNQELATCAIEGVPIKVAVINNGNLGMVRQWQTLFYDERYSNTGLSTHGDADGRRIPDFLMLAEALGCVGMRCEREEDVAATIEAARAITDRPVVIDFIVGADAQVWPMVAAGTSNDEIMAARGIRPLFDTDDADPEIVAAATAEDAATETGAAGTGTDTTGHQNPKGQNL from the coding sequence GTGAGCGCACCCACCGCCCGCCCGCACCCCACCCCGCGCGCGCCGCGCAGCCCGGCTGCGCCGGCCACCGGCCGCCGCGTGTCGTCCCCGCCCGAGCAGGTCACCGGGGCACAGTCCCTCGTGCGCTCGCTGGAGGAGGTGGGCTGCGAGGTGGTCTTCGGCATCCCCGGCGGTGCGATCCTGCCGGCCTACGACCCGATGCTGGACTCCACCCGGGTTCGGCACGTGCTGGTTCGCCATGAGCAGGGCGCGGGCCACGCGGCCACCGGCTACGCCCAGGCGACCGGCCGGGTGGGGGTGTGCATGGCGACGTCCGGGCCCGGTGCCACCAACCTGGTCACCCCCATCGCCGACGCCCAGATGGACTCCGTGCCGCTGGTGGCGATCACCGGCCAGGTGGCCACCGCGCTGATCGGCACCGACGGCTTCCAGGAGGCCGACATCTCCGGGATCACGCAGCCGGTCACCAAGCACAACTTCCTGGTGACCGACCCGCTGGACATTCCGCGCACCATCGCCGAGGCCTTCCACCTGGCGGAGTCCGGACGTCCCGGCGCCGTGCTGGTGGACATCCCCAAGGACGTGCTGCAGGCGCGCACCACCTTCTCCTGGCCGCCGGAGATCCACCTGCCCGGCTACCGGCCGATCACCAAGCCGCACAGCAAGCAGGTCCGCGAGGCCGCCCGGCTGATCGCCGCTGCCCGCCGGCCGGTGCTCTACGTCGGCGGCGGCGTGATCAAGGCCGAGGCCGGCGAGGAGCTGGCCCAGCTGGCCGAGCTGACCGGCGTCCCGGTGGTCACCACCCTGATGGCCCGCGGGGCGTTCCCCGACAGCCACCACCTCAACCTGGGCATGCCTGGCATGCACGGCACCGTCGCCGCGGTCGCCGCCATGCAGCGCAGCGACCTGCTGATCACCCTGGGCGCGCGCTTCGACGACCGTGTCACCGGGGTGCTCAGCTCCTTCGCCCCCGAGGCCAAGGTCATCCACGCCGACATCGACCCGGCTGAGATCGGCAAGAACCGCCACGCCGACGTGCCGATCGTGGGTGACTGCAAGGAGGTCATCACCGAGCTGCTGGAGTGCGTGCGCGACCAGCGCTCCGAGGGCGACGTGCCGGACCTGACGCAGTGGTGGAGCCAGCTCGACGACATCCGCACCCGGTTCCCGCTGGGCTACGACCGCCCCGCCGACGGTGCGCTGTCCCCGGAGCTGGTGATCTCCGAGATCGGCAAGGCGGCCGGACCGGACGCCATCTACGTCGCCGGCGTCGGCCAGCACCAGATGTGGGCCGCGCAGTTCGTCTCCTACGAGAAGCCGCGCACCTGGCTGAACTCCGGGGGCCTGGGCACCATGGGCTACGCGGTGCCCGCGGCGATGGGCGCCAAGATGGGCCGGCCGGACACCGAGGTGTGGGCCATCGACGGGGACGGCTGCTTCCAGATGACCAACCAGGAGCTGGCCACCTGCGCCATCGAGGGCGTCCCGATCAAGGTGGCCGTCATCAACAACGGCAACCTGGGCATGGTCCGGCAGTGGCAGACGCTGTTCTACGACGAGCGGTACTCCAACACCGGGCTGTCCACCCACGGCGACGCCGACGGCCGCCGCATCCCCGACTTCCTCATGCTGGCCGAGGCCCTGGGCTGCGTGGGGATGCGCTGCGAGCGTGAGGAAGACGTCGCCGCCACCATCGAGGCGGCCCGCGCGATCACCGACCGGCCCGTCGTGATCGACTTCATCGTGGGCGCCGACGCCCAGGTGTGGCCGATGGTCGCCGCAGGCACCAGCAACGACGAGATCATGGCTGCCCGCGGCATCCGTCCGCTGTTCGACACCGACGACGCGGACCCGGAGATCGTCGCCGCGGCCACCGCCGAGGACGCGGCCACCGAGACCGGTGCTGCGGGCACCGGCACCGACACCACTGGGCACCAGAACCCGAAGGGACAGAACCTGTGA
- the ilvN gene encoding acetolactate synthase small subunit — protein sequence MSTHTLSVLVENKPGVLARVAGLFSRRGFNIDSLAVGETELPGISRMTIVISLEDFPLEQVTKQLNKLVNVIKIVEQDPTNAVARKLVLVKVRADASVRSEVLETVALFRAKVIDVAHEAITIEATGTNQKLDALLRLLEPYGIREIVQSGVVALGRGPKSITSTR from the coding sequence GTGAGCACCCACACCCTCAGCGTGCTGGTGGAGAACAAACCCGGTGTGCTCGCGCGCGTGGCCGGCCTGTTCTCTCGCCGTGGGTTCAACATCGACTCCCTGGCGGTGGGCGAGACCGAGCTGCCCGGGATCTCCCGGATGACCATCGTGATCTCCCTGGAGGACTTCCCGCTGGAGCAGGTCACCAAGCAGCTGAACAAGCTGGTCAACGTGATCAAGATCGTCGAGCAGGACCCCACCAACGCCGTGGCCCGCAAGCTGGTGCTGGTGAAGGTGAGGGCCGATGCCAGCGTCCGCAGCGAGGTGCTGGAAACTGTTGCCCTGTTCCGCGCGAAGGTCATCGACGTTGCCCACGAGGCCATCACCATCGAGGCCACCGGCACCAACCAGAAGCTGGACGCGCTGCTGCGGCTGCTCGAGCCCTACGGGATCCGGGAGATCGTGCAGTCGGGTGTGGTCGCGCTGGGCCGCGGCCCCAAGTCGATCACCTCGACACGCTAG
- the ilvC gene encoding ketol-acid reductoisomerase has translation MSVEIFYDDDADLSIIQGRKVAVIGYGSQGHAHSLSLRDSGVDVRVGLKEGSKSRAKAEEQGLRVVTPAEAAAEADLIMVLAPDTAQAQIFTEDIAPNLNEGDALFFGHGLNVHFDLVKPDPSITVAMVAPKGPGHLVRRQFVDGKGVPCLVAVEQDPTGNGLALALSYAKAIGGTRAGVIKTTFREETETDLFGEQAVLCGGIEELVKNGFDVMVEAGYAPEMAYFEVLHELKLIVDLMYEGGIARMNYSVSDTAEFGGYLSGPRIIDAGTKERMKEVLADIQSGEFTRRLVANVENGNTELEGLRKANAEHPVEVTGKKLRDLMSWVDRPITETA, from the coding sequence GTGAGCGTCGAGATCTTCTACGATGACGATGCAGATCTGTCGATCATCCAGGGCCGCAAGGTCGCCGTCATCGGCTACGGCAGCCAGGGCCACGCCCACTCGCTGAGCCTGCGGGACTCCGGCGTGGACGTGCGCGTCGGCCTCAAGGAGGGCTCGAAGTCCCGCGCCAAGGCCGAGGAGCAGGGCCTGCGGGTCGTCACTCCCGCCGAGGCCGCCGCCGAGGCCGACCTGATCATGGTGCTGGCCCCGGACACCGCCCAGGCCCAGATCTTCACCGAGGACATCGCCCCGAACCTCAACGAGGGCGACGCGCTGTTCTTCGGCCACGGCCTCAACGTCCACTTCGACCTGGTCAAGCCCGACCCCAGCATCACCGTGGCCATGGTGGCGCCCAAGGGCCCCGGCCACCTGGTGCGTCGCCAGTTCGTCGACGGCAAGGGCGTGCCCTGCCTGGTCGCCGTGGAGCAGGACCCCACCGGCAACGGCCTGGCGCTGGCGCTGTCCTACGCCAAGGCCATCGGCGGCACCCGCGCAGGCGTCATCAAGACGACCTTCCGGGAGGAGACCGAGACCGACCTCTTCGGTGAGCAGGCCGTGCTCTGCGGCGGCATCGAGGAGCTGGTCAAGAACGGCTTCGACGTGATGGTCGAGGCGGGCTACGCCCCCGAGATGGCCTACTTCGAGGTGCTGCACGAGCTCAAGCTGATCGTGGACCTGATGTACGAGGGCGGCATCGCCCGGATGAACTACTCGGTGTCGGACACCGCGGAGTTCGGCGGCTACCTCTCCGGCCCGCGCATCATCGACGCCGGCACCAAGGAGCGGATGAAGGAGGTGCTCGCCGACATCCAGAGCGGCGAGTTCACCCGTCGTCTCGTCGCCAACGTGGAGAACGGCAACACCGAGCTTGAGGGGCTGCGCAAGGCCAACGCCGAGCACCCCGTCGAGGTCACCGGCAAGAAGCTGCGCGACCTGATGAGCTGGGTCGACCGTCCGATCACCGAGACGGCCTGA
- a CDS encoding FAD-dependent oxidoreductase, which translates to MDVSSSNLTRRGLLGGLAGGALLASGALSAPVRAAAAGARDPLPGTADVVVVGGGISGLVTARELARAGRSVVLLDARDRVGGRVLNHTLANGSVIEAGGAFVGPTQDRILALAAELGVPTFKEHVAGDNIFAANGRTMRYQGTVPPDLAIVVDAFVLQLRIDWMAGQVPVDAPWSAPHAAEWDAVTVQEWVRANTFNRDTLTLLQSFLQPTYGSDGEDVSLLFFLWTIACSGNETTPGSFERASSTANGAQDSRFVGGSQLVPLALARQLGAVVQTEAAVRRIAQDDTGVTVTSDRGQVRAGRVVVAAPPPLVTAIDWDPLLPPLRQQLLTRLHLGTLMKVDAVYPSPFWRAAGLSGSGIATSGAVRTCFDNSPADAAVGVLLAFVGGSTWREYGNLPLAQRRTAVLQGFAQLVGPQALDPVEYVEQDWTRERWTKGSPVASAGTGTTTAYGAQIRVPFGRVHWAGTETATYWAGFMDGAVRAGERAAAEVLAQR; encoded by the coding sequence ATGGACGTCAGCAGCAGCAACCTCACTCGCCGTGGGCTCCTCGGCGGCCTGGCCGGTGGCGCGCTGCTGGCCAGTGGTGCGCTCTCCGCTCCCGTGCGGGCGGCCGCCGCGGGCGCGCGGGACCCGTTGCCGGGCACCGCCGACGTCGTGGTGGTGGGAGGCGGCATCTCCGGGCTGGTCACCGCGCGCGAGCTGGCCAGGGCGGGCCGGTCGGTGGTGCTGCTGGATGCCAGGGACCGGGTGGGCGGCCGGGTGCTCAACCACACCTTGGCCAACGGCTCGGTGATCGAGGCCGGTGGCGCGTTCGTCGGACCCACCCAGGACCGCATCCTGGCGCTGGCCGCCGAGCTGGGGGTCCCCACCTTCAAGGAGCACGTGGCCGGCGACAACATCTTCGCCGCCAACGGCCGCACCATGCGCTACCAGGGCACCGTCCCGCCGGACCTGGCCATCGTGGTGGACGCCTTCGTGCTGCAGCTGCGCATCGACTGGATGGCCGGGCAGGTGCCGGTGGACGCGCCGTGGAGCGCCCCGCACGCGGCGGAGTGGGACGCGGTGACGGTGCAGGAGTGGGTGCGCGCCAACACCTTCAACCGGGACACGCTGACCTTGTTGCAGTCGTTCCTGCAGCCCACCTACGGCTCCGACGGCGAGGACGTGTCGCTGCTGTTCTTCCTGTGGACCATCGCCTGCTCCGGCAACGAGACCACGCCGGGCAGCTTCGAGCGAGCCTCCAGCACCGCCAACGGAGCCCAGGACTCCCGGTTCGTGGGCGGCTCACAGCTGGTGCCCCTGGCCCTGGCCCGCCAGCTGGGCGCGGTTGTGCAGACCGAGGCCGCGGTGCGGCGCATCGCCCAGGACGACACCGGCGTGACGGTGACCAGTGACCGCGGCCAGGTGCGGGCGGGCCGGGTGGTGGTGGCCGCTCCCCCGCCCCTGGTCACGGCCATCGACTGGGACCCGCTGCTGCCTCCGCTGCGCCAGCAGCTGCTGACCCGGCTGCACCTGGGCACGCTGATGAAGGTGGACGCCGTCTACCCCTCGCCGTTCTGGCGCGCGGCCGGGCTGTCCGGCAGCGGCATCGCCACCTCCGGCGCGGTGCGCACCTGCTTCGACAACTCCCCTGCCGACGCCGCCGTGGGGGTGCTGCTGGCCTTCGTCGGCGGGTCGACGTGGCGCGAGTACGGCAACCTGCCCCTGGCGCAGCGCCGCACCGCGGTGCTGCAGGGCTTCGCCCAGCTCGTCGGCCCGCAGGCGCTCGACCCGGTGGAGTACGTGGAGCAGGACTGGACGCGGGAGCGCTGGACCAAGGGCTCGCCGGTGGCGTCGGCGGGCACCGGCACCACCACCGCCTACGGCGCGCAGATCCGGGTGCCCTTCGGTCGCGTGCACTGGGCGGGGACGGAGACGGCGACCTACTGGGCGGGATTCATGGACGGCGCGGTGCGGGCGGGTGAGCGCGCGGCGGCCGAGGTCTTGGCGCAAAGGTAG
- the serA gene encoding phosphoglycerate dehydrogenase codes for MSQSVRPVVLIAEKLAPSVIDALGDGVEVRHVDGTDRPALLEAVAGADALLVRSATQVDAEVLGATNTLKVVARAGVGLDNVDVPAATARGVMVVNAPTSNIVSAAEHAVALLLSAARQIPAADATLREHTWQRSKFNGVEISGKTIGVVGLGKIGQLFAQRIAAFGTTLIAYDPYVSAARAAQLGIELVTLDELLQRADAFSVHLPKTPETKGLIGAEQLAMTKKGVIIVNAARGGLIDEQALADAVTSGQVGAAGIDVYGSEPCTDSPLFELRNVVVTPHLGASTVEAQDRAGTDVARSVKLALAGDFVPDAVNVQAGGVVGEEVAPWLELVRKLGVLLGAVSGSLPTSVTVEVRGELASEDVTVLQLAALRGLFSGAVEEQVTFVNAPSIAEERGVSVEVTTATESPAHRSVVVLHAAMGDGAAYSVAGTLSGPQQVQKVVSINGRNFDLRAEGTVLLLAYADKPGVMGKVGTLLGEQGVNIEAAQLSQAAQGDSAVMMLRVDRAPAADQLAPIAEAAGASTIELVDFS; via the coding sequence GTGAGCCAGTCCGTCCGTCCCGTCGTCCTCATCGCCGAGAAGCTCGCGCCGTCCGTCATCGACGCGCTGGGCGACGGAGTGGAGGTGCGTCACGTCGACGGCACCGACCGCCCGGCGCTGCTGGAGGCCGTCGCCGGCGCCGACGCCCTGCTGGTCCGCTCCGCCACCCAGGTCGACGCCGAGGTGCTCGGCGCCACCAACACCCTCAAGGTCGTCGCCCGTGCCGGCGTGGGCCTGGACAACGTGGACGTGCCCGCGGCCACCGCCCGTGGCGTGATGGTGGTCAACGCGCCCACCTCCAACATCGTCTCCGCCGCCGAGCACGCCGTGGCGCTGCTGCTCTCGGCCGCCCGGCAGATCCCGGCCGCCGACGCCACCCTGCGCGAGCACACCTGGCAGCGCAGCAAGTTCAACGGTGTGGAGATCTCCGGCAAGACCATCGGCGTGGTGGGCCTGGGCAAGATCGGCCAGCTCTTCGCCCAGCGCATCGCCGCCTTCGGCACCACGCTCATCGCCTACGACCCCTACGTCTCCGCCGCCCGCGCGGCCCAGCTGGGCATCGAGCTGGTCACCCTGGACGAGCTGCTGCAGCGCGCCGACGCCTTCTCGGTGCACCTGCCCAAGACCCCGGAGACCAAGGGACTCATCGGCGCCGAGCAGCTGGCGATGACCAAGAAGGGCGTCATCATCGTCAACGCCGCCCGTGGCGGCCTCATCGACGAGCAGGCGCTGGCCGACGCCGTCACCAGCGGCCAGGTCGGCGCCGCCGGCATCGACGTCTACGGCAGCGAGCCCTGCACCGACAGCCCGCTGTTCGAGCTGCGCAACGTCGTGGTCACCCCGCACCTGGGTGCCTCCACCGTGGAGGCCCAGGACCGCGCGGGCACCGACGTGGCGCGCAGCGTGAAGCTGGCCCTGGCCGGTGACTTCGTGCCCGACGCCGTCAACGTGCAGGCCGGTGGCGTGGTGGGCGAGGAGGTCGCCCCGTGGCTGGAGCTGGTGCGCAAGCTCGGCGTGCTGCTGGGTGCGGTGTCCGGCAGCCTGCCCACCTCGGTCACCGTCGAGGTCCGCGGCGAGCTGGCGTCGGAGGACGTCACCGTGCTGCAGCTGGCCGCCCTGCGCGGGCTGTTCTCCGGCGCGGTGGAGGAGCAGGTCACCTTCGTCAACGCGCCGTCCATCGCCGAGGAGCGCGGGGTGAGCGTGGAGGTCACCACCGCCACCGAGAGCCCCGCCCACCGCTCCGTGGTCGTGCTGCACGCCGCCATGGGCGACGGTGCCGCCTACAGCGTCGCCGGCACCCTGTCCGGCCCTCAGCAGGTGCAGAAGGTCGTCTCCATCAACGGCCGCAACTTCGACCTGCGGGCCGAGGGCACCGTGCTGCTGCTGGCCTACGCCGACAAGCCCGGCGTGATGGGCAAGGTCGGCACCCTGCTCGGCGAGCAGGGCGTGAACATCGAGGCCGCGCAGCTCAGCCAGGCGGCCCAGGGCGACAGCGCGGTGATGATGCTCCGCGTGGACCGGGCACCGGCGGCCGACCAGCTCGCCCCCATCGCCGAGGCGGCCGGCGCCAGCACCATCGAGCTGGTCGACTTCAGCTGA
- a CDS encoding 3-isopropylmalate dehydrogenase → MKLAVIPGDGIGPEVVAEALKVLDVVAPGADLTTYDLGARRWHATGELLPESVIAELGGHDAILLGAIGDPSVPSGTLERGLLLKLRFAMDHHVNLRPSRLFPGVRSPLADPGEIDFVVVREGTEGPYTGNGGVLRRATPHEVATEVSVNTWFGVERVVRDAFARAENRRKHLTLVHKNNVLANAGSLWTRVVDQVAAEHPDVTVAYQHVDAATIHMVTKPSQYDVIVTDNLFGDIITDLAAAISGGIGLAASGNLDASGTNPSMFEPVHGSAPDIAGQGIADPTAAVLSVALLLEHLGHPAQARAIEDAVAADLAERGTAATSTKEIGDRLAARVAG, encoded by the coding sequence ATGAAGCTCGCGGTGATTCCGGGTGACGGGATCGGACCTGAGGTGGTCGCCGAGGCGCTCAAGGTGCTCGACGTGGTGGCCCCCGGGGCCGACCTGACCACGTACGACCTGGGTGCCCGGCGCTGGCACGCCACCGGCGAGCTGCTGCCGGAGTCGGTGATCGCCGAGCTGGGCGGGCACGACGCCATCCTGCTGGGGGCCATCGGCGACCCGTCGGTGCCCAGCGGCACCCTGGAGCGCGGCCTGCTGCTCAAGCTGCGCTTCGCCATGGACCACCACGTGAACCTGCGTCCGTCGCGGCTGTTCCCCGGCGTGCGCAGCCCGCTGGCCGACCCGGGCGAGATCGACTTCGTGGTGGTCCGCGAGGGCACCGAGGGCCCCTACACCGGCAACGGCGGCGTGCTCCGCAGGGCGACCCCGCACGAGGTGGCCACCGAGGTCAGCGTGAACACCTGGTTCGGCGTGGAGCGCGTGGTGCGCGACGCCTTCGCCCGCGCGGAGAACCGCCGCAAGCACCTCACCCTGGTGCACAAGAACAACGTGCTCGCCAACGCCGGCTCGCTGTGGACCCGCGTGGTCGACCAGGTCGCCGCCGAGCACCCCGACGTCACGGTGGCCTACCAGCACGTGGACGCCGCCACCATCCACATGGTCACCAAGCCCTCGCAGTACGACGTGATCGTCACTGACAACCTCTTCGGCGACATCATCACCGACCTTGCGGCCGCCATCTCCGGCGGCATCGGCCTGGCCGCCAGCGGCAACCTGGACGCCTCGGGCACCAACCCGAGCATGTTCGAGCCGGTGCACGGCAGCGCGCCGGACATCGCCGGCCAGGGGATCGCCGACCCCACCGCCGCGGTGCTGTCGGTGGCGCTGCTGCTGGAGCACCTCGGCCACCCCGCACAGGCTCGCGCCATCGAGGACGCGGTGGCCGCCGACCTGGCCGAGCGGGGCACCGCCGCCACCAGCACCAAGGAGATCGGCGACCGCCTGGCCGCCCGCGTCGCCGGCTAG
- a CDS encoding fumarylacetoacetate hydrolase family protein — protein MRLGRVASPDGVAFVSIEGEGPEQQAREIAEHPFGTPTFTGRSWKLADVRLLAPILATKIICVGKNYADHAAEMGGAAPEAPVIFMKPSTTIVGPHAPIVLPPSSTRVDYEGELAVVIGRPCKDVPAAKALDVVLGYTVANDVTARDHQAADGQWTRGKSHDTFCPLGPWIETQLDPGDLELVTERDGEVVQRSRTSLMLHDVADIIEWVSAIMTLLPGDVILTGTPAGVGPIKAGQSVSVTVEGIGTLTNPVAAKR, from the coding sequence ATGCGCTTGGGTCGAGTTGCCAGCCCGGATGGGGTCGCCTTCGTCAGCATCGAGGGGGAGGGCCCTGAGCAGCAGGCGCGCGAGATCGCCGAGCACCCCTTCGGCACACCCACCTTCACCGGGCGCAGCTGGAAGCTGGCCGACGTGCGCCTGCTGGCGCCGATCCTGGCCACCAAGATCATCTGCGTGGGCAAGAACTACGCCGACCACGCCGCCGAGATGGGCGGGGCGGCGCCGGAGGCCCCGGTGATCTTCATGAAGCCCTCCACCACCATCGTGGGCCCGCACGCGCCCATCGTCCTGCCGCCGAGCTCCACCCGGGTGGACTACGAGGGTGAGCTGGCCGTGGTGATCGGGCGTCCCTGCAAGGACGTGCCGGCCGCCAAGGCGCTGGACGTGGTGCTGGGCTACACCGTGGCCAACGACGTCACCGCCCGCGACCACCAGGCCGCGGACGGGCAGTGGACCCGGGGCAAGAGCCACGACACGTTCTGCCCGCTGGGCCCGTGGATCGAGACCCAGCTGGACCCGGGCGACCTGGAGCTGGTCACCGAGCGTGACGGCGAGGTGGTTCAGCGCAGCCGCACCTCGCTGATGCTGCACGACGTGGCGGACATCATCGAGTGGGTCTCGGCGATCATGACGCTGCTGCCCGGTGACGTGATCCTCACCGGCACCCCGGCCGGCGTCGGGCCGATCAAGGCGGGCCAGAGCGTGAGCGTCACCGTCGAGGGCATCGGCACGCTGACCAACCCGGTGGCGGCCAAGCGCTGA
- the gltX gene encoding glutamate--tRNA ligase: protein MTTSQSTRPVRVRFCPSPTGTPHVGLVRTALFNWAYARHTGGTFVFRIEDTDAARDTQESYDALLDALRWLGLDWDEGPEVGGPHEPYRQSLRKGLYTDVVAKLVEAGEVYESFSTPEEVEARHKAAGRDPKLGYDNYDRTLTEEQKADFRAQGRPAVLRLRMPDHDLTWNDLVRGETTFRAGTVPDFAITRGNGQPLYTLVNPVDDALMGITHVLRGEDLLSSTPRQLALYEALQRVGVADFTPEFGHLPFVMGEGNKKLSKRDPQADLFLHRERGFIPEGLLNYLALLGWSIADDHDIFSLQEMVDAFDVHAVNSNPARFDQKKADAINAEHIRMLEPADFAQRLRAHLTAHGQLPADVDSELFATAADLVQTRIVVLSDAAALLGFLFVDESEFTIDEAAAKKTLGPDAEPALNAAVAALEALEGWDTASIEEALKMALVEDLGLKPRKAFAPVRVAVTGSTISPPLFESLELLGRERSLGRLRAAAR from the coding sequence ATGACTACCTCCCAGAGCACCCGCCCGGTCCGTGTCCGCTTCTGCCCGTCGCCCACCGGCACACCCCACGTGGGCCTCGTCCGCACGGCCCTGTTCAACTGGGCCTACGCGCGGCACACCGGCGGCACCTTCGTCTTCCGCATCGAGGACACCGACGCCGCCCGGGACACCCAGGAGTCCTACGACGCCCTGCTGGACGCGCTGCGCTGGCTGGGGCTGGACTGGGACGAGGGCCCGGAGGTGGGCGGTCCGCACGAGCCCTACCGGCAGTCGCTGCGCAAGGGCCTCTACACCGACGTCGTCGCCAAGCTGGTCGAGGCGGGCGAGGTCTACGAGAGCTTCTCCACCCCCGAGGAGGTGGAGGCCAGGCACAAGGCCGCCGGTCGCGACCCCAAGCTGGGCTACGACAACTACGACCGCACGCTCACCGAGGAGCAGAAGGCCGACTTCCGCGCCCAGGGCCGTCCGGCGGTGCTGCGGCTGCGGATGCCCGACCACGACCTCACCTGGAACGACCTGGTCCGCGGGGAGACCACCTTCCGCGCCGGTACCGTGCCGGACTTCGCCATCACCCGGGGCAACGGCCAGCCGCTCTACACCCTGGTGAACCCGGTGGACGACGCGCTGATGGGCATCACCCACGTGCTGCGCGGGGAGGACCTGCTGTCCTCCACCCCGCGCCAGCTGGCCCTCTACGAGGCGCTGCAGCGCGTCGGGGTCGCCGACTTCACCCCGGAGTTCGGGCACCTGCCCTTCGTGATGGGGGAGGGCAACAAGAAGCTGTCCAAGCGCGACCCGCAGGCGGACCTGTTCCTGCACCGCGAGCGTGGCTTCATCCCCGAGGGTCTGCTCAATTACCTGGCCCTGCTGGGCTGGTCCATCGCCGACGACCACGACATCTTCAGCCTGCAGGAGATGGTGGACGCCTTCGACGTGCACGCAGTGAACTCCAACCCGGCGCGGTTCGACCAGAAGAAGGCCGACGCCATCAACGCCGAGCACATCCGGATGCTGGAGCCGGCCGACTTCGCCCAGCGGCTGCGCGCGCACCTCACCGCGCACGGCCAGCTGCCCGCCGACGTGGACTCCGAGCTCTTCGCCACCGCGGCCGACCTGGTGCAGACCCGCATCGTGGTGCTCTCCGACGCCGCCGCCCTGCTCGGCTTCCTCTTCGTGGACGAGAGCGAGTTCACCATCGACGAGGCAGCCGCGAAGAAGACGCTCGGCCCCGACGCGGAGCCGGCCCTGAACGCCGCTGTGGCGGCCCTGGAGGCCCTGGAGGGGTGGGACACGGCCAGCATCGAGGAGGCGCTGAAAATGGCGCTGGTGGAGGATCTGGGGCTCAAGCCGCGCAAGGCGTTCGCGCCGGTGCGGGTGGCCGTCACCGGCTCCACCATCAGCCCGCCGCTGTTTGAGTCGCTGGAGCTGCTCGGCCGGGAGCGCTCCCTGGGCAGACTGCGCGCTGCGGCCCGCTGA
- a CDS encoding IclR family transcriptional regulator codes for MRQHSGIGVLDKAVLVLHAVAAEPCALGELCARTGLPRATAHRLAVGLELHRMLARDEQGRWRPGPALSELAATVTDPLLDAAAGVLPRLRDLTGESVQLYRREGLSRVCVAIAEPPTGLRDTVLVGTHLPLTAGSGAKVLVAWAEPQLQGSVLDEATFTAQTLAQVRARGWAQSVAEREPGVASVAAPVRDAAGAVVAAVSVSGPVDRIGRRPGERWAADLLAAAEALQQQL; via the coding sequence GTGAGACAGCATAGCGGTATCGGCGTGCTCGACAAGGCGGTGCTGGTCCTGCACGCGGTGGCGGCGGAACCCTGCGCGCTCGGTGAGCTGTGCGCCAGGACCGGGCTGCCCCGGGCCACCGCGCACCGCCTCGCCGTCGGCCTGGAGCTGCACCGGATGCTGGCCAGGGACGAGCAGGGCCGCTGGCGACCCGGACCGGCCCTCAGCGAGCTGGCGGCCACGGTCACCGACCCCCTCCTGGACGCCGCTGCGGGCGTGCTGCCCCGGCTGCGCGACCTCACCGGGGAGAGCGTGCAGCTCTACCGTCGCGAGGGCCTCAGCCGGGTCTGCGTGGCCATCGCCGAGCCACCCACCGGGCTGCGCGACACCGTGCTGGTCGGCACTCACCTGCCGCTGACCGCCGGATCGGGAGCCAAGGTGCTGGTGGCGTGGGCCGAGCCCCAGCTGCAGGGGTCCGTGCTGGACGAGGCCACCTTCACCGCCCAGACCCTGGCCCAGGTCCGGGCCCGCGGCTGGGCGCAGAGCGTGGCCGAGCGGGAGCCCGGGGTGGCCAGCGTGGCGGCACCGGTGCGCGACGCCGCCGGCGCGGTGGTGGCGGCGGTGTCGGTGTCCGGCCCGGTGGACCGGATCGGCAGGCGCCCGGGCGAGCGCTGGGCGGCAGACCTGCTGGCGGCGGCGGAGGCCCTGCAGCAGCAGCTCTGA